AGACAGAGATGAAATCGGGACTTTGATTTTTGATGAGGTGGATACCGGTGTTTCCGGCAGTGCCGCTCAAAAAGTTGGACTGAAATTATGGGAAACCTCCAGAGGACGTCAGGTGCTTTGTGTTACTCATTTGGCGCAGATCGCCGCTCTTGGAGATCAACAGTATTTTATCAGTAAACGTGTTGACTCCGGCAGAACTTTTACAAAAGTGGATCTGCTCGATCGTGAAGGAAGAGTAGAGGAGCTTGCGAGAATAACAGGAGGCGGGGAGCTAACTCCTCTGCTTTTGCAGAATGCTTCGGAAATGCTTTCCCGTGGGGAAAGAAAAAAATTAGCCTTGACAAAACAAGGGTGATTTCGTATACTGATTATTAATGGCAGAGAAGGGAATTATGTAAAGGGCGATAATCGGCGCAGAGAGTCGGCAGATGGTGTAAGCCGGCGGGAACCGTCTTCGAAGATACCTCCCGGAGCTGCAGGGCTGAACGATTTTTTTCAGTAAGTCCTGTCGTGAGCGCACGTTACAGCGCAGGGGTATTTTTTGTACCCGTAAGGCCATGCTTGTGAGAGTATGGTAAACTGAGGTGGTACCGCGAAAGAAGATTTCGCCCTCTGCAATTTTATTTTTGCAGGGGGCGTTTTTATTTTGCTTTCCTGCGACAAGATTTCACAGGAGGAATTTATAATGGGTGTGTTTGAAGAATTAAAAGCGCGCGGACTGATTGCGCAGATGACGGATGAAGAAAAAATTCGTGACCTTTTGGATCATCACAAGATTGCATTTTATATTGGATTTGATCCTACGGCCGATAGTTTGCATGTAGGACATTTTGTGCAAATCATGGTGATGGCGCATATGCAGCGTGCAGGTCATACGCCGATTGCGCTTTTTGGCGGCGGAACCGGTATGATTGGGGACCCTTCTGGAAAGACCGATATGAGGAAAATGCTGACTCGTGAAGAAATCGATCATAATATTGAATGCTTCCGTAACCAGATGGGTCGTTTAGTCGATTTTTCGGATGGAAAAGCTATCATGGCCAATAATGCCGATTGGTTGATGAATCTCAATTATATTCAGTTTATGCGGGATATCGGTGTCCATTTTTCGGTGAATCGCATGTTGGCAGCCGAATGTTATAAACAACGTTTGGAACGCGGACTGACCTTCTTCGAAATGAACTATATGATTATGCAGGGCTATGATTTTTATGAGCTTAATCGTCGTTATGACTGCATGATGGAACTTGGCGGAGATGATCAGTGGAGCAACATCATCGGCGGAGTAGAGCTGATCCGGAAAAAATCCGCAAAAGAAGTTTATGGGATGACCTTTGGACTTTTGACGACCAGCGAGGGTAAAAAGATGGGGAAGACCGAAAAAGGCGCTGTGTGGCTGGATCCTAATAAAACATCTCCCTTTGATTTCTATCAGTATTGGCGCAATATTGGAGATCAGGATGTGGAAAAGTGCCTCAAATTCCTGACATTTTTGCCTCTTGACGAAATCCATGAGCTGACAAATGTAGAAACCGGAGAGCAGATCAACCACGCAAAGGAAGTACTTGCTTACGAGGTAACGAAGCTGATTCACGGAGAAGAGGAAGCTAAAAAAGCGCAGGCAGGGGCTCAGGCACTCTTTGGAGCCGGTGCTGATACCGAGCATATGCCAAAAGCAGAAATCAAAGATTCTGATTTTGTGGATGGTTCTGCTTCTTTGCTTGATCTTTTGCTCAAAGTAAAATTCATTCCCAGCAAAAGTGAGGGACGCCGATTGATTCAGCAGGGCGGATTGACAGTAAATGATCAAAAAATTACGGATGTTGCCTATGAACTTTCTGTAAAGAATTTTGCAGGTGGATCTGTCATCGTGAAAAAAGGAAAGAAAAAATACCTAAAGCTGATTCTTGCATAATTTTTATGGAATGAGGTGAGTCCATGACCAAAAAGCGAACTCTATGGTGGCTGGCACCATTTACCGTGTTAGTTTTAATGAGTGTTGTTTATTTGGTTAATGGGCTCTTTCCTTTTGGGAAAAACACCATTTCATGGTGTGATATGAATCAACAGGTCGTTCCGCTTCTGATGGATTTTAAAGATATTTTGCTTGGAAAATCCAGCATGCTTTTTAATTTGCAGAACGCCGGAGGAATGAACTTTTGGGGAGTCTTTTTGTTCTTTCTCTCCAGTCCTTTTTCTTTTTTGGTGCTTTTGGTTCCAAAAGCAGATTTCTACTTATTGATGAATGTCATGGTGGCACTCAAAATGGCTTGTAGTGCATTGACAGCAGGCTTTTTGTTCCGCCGTTTTTTCCCGAAGATGGAAACATTTGCAGTTACGGCTTTTTCGGTCATGTATGCCTGCAGCGGCTTTACCATGATGTATTTTCAGAATTTGGTTTGGCTGGATACGGTATGCCTGTTCCCACTCTTTTTAATAGGATTGCGCAAGTTGTTTTTAGAGAAGAAACTTGTTCCTTATATTTTGAGCTTTTCCGCACTTTTAGTTGTCCACTTTTATCTTAGCTATATGATTGTGATGTGGCTGGTTTTAGCAAGTGGGATTATTTGCTTTTTTATGACGTCAAAGGAACAAAGAGGAGAGCGCATTTTCCTTTTAGGGGTAGCTACAGTAGCAGTCTTGCTTTTAACCGGTGTGATTTGGCTCCCTGCATTGATGCAGTTCTTGGAGTCGGGACGTGGGGAGAGCGTTGTAGAGAGCATTTCTTCTGGAAGCCTTTTGACAAGGTGGAATACAACTTTACCAGTGCTTACTTGTACCGGTATGGCGGTTGCTGCGATTCCGCTGACAATTTTAGAAAAGAAGCAGACAGATGTTCATAAAGTTAGTTTTATCCTTTTTGTTTTATTATTGATCCCGCTTTTTATAGACCCAATCAATAAGATGTGGCATACAGGCAGCTATCAGGCATTTCCGGTACGCTATGGATTTATTTTAGTATTAATGGGACTTTTAGCGGCTGCTTGTTCGATTGAGCAAACAGATCGTTCCAGACTGCCTTTTCATACAGATAAAGATATTTTGGGGGTCAGTATCGGAATTTTAATTTTGATAGGGACCGCTGTTTTGTGGCTATTGAGCCATCAGTACGAAAATCTGACCATTTATGTCAGAACTCTTTGGATGAGTCAGTCTGCGTTTTTATTGATGATGATTTTTGCGATCCTCGCGGCAGCTCTCTATTTTCTGCTGGGATATTTTTATCGTCATCACGCGATGAGCAAGCGCTTTTTTTGCGTTATTTTATGTTTGATTACTTTGACGGAAGCTTTTTTCTATGCAGAAGTTTTTATCGCTTCTGCTGAGCATGATGGGACAACAAAGCAAACGGTTACAGATCTGGAAGGAAAGATCGACGATAACAGTTTATATCGATTGAAGATGGATAAAAAATATTTTGATGTAAATCTGATCGGTGGGATAGGATATCCGTCGCTTTCCCATTATACTTCTCTTACGGATGGTACCTATTTGAAGGCAATTCGCGAGATGGGCTACAGTGGATATTGGATGGAAGTAAACTCTAATGGAGGAACAGCCCTTTCCGATGCGCTGTTTGGAAACCGTTACAGTGTATTATCTGCTTTTGCTTCTACTGATGGGAGAGAAAAAATTTATTCCAATGAAGACTATCAGATTGTAAAAGAAAATTTTACGATGCCGTTTGGAACAGTGATTTCAAATTTGGGAGAGCCCTTAACGGATCGAAATCGATTTGAGATCCAGAATGACCTATATCATACTGCTTTTGGAACAGAAGAAGATTTGTTTACTCAATATCAGCCGGACTTCACCGAGAATGTCGAGATGTCCCATTCAGATACAGGAGAAAAGATCACTTTAGACGACGGCGCAGCATACTTACAATACCAAATTCCGGTAAAGGGAACGCAGACTCTTTATTTTGACTGTTTTCAAGAAGCCACAAACGCCCTAACGGAACCGGTAAATGGAGGCTGTGCAATTGCGGTAAATGGAAAAATAATTCGTTCTCTTTATCCCACTTCCACAGAAAATGGGATTTTGAATCTTGGAACCTTTACAGACGAGACCGTTCAAGTAAAGATCAGTTTGTTTCATTCGCTGAATTGTACTTCATTTGGCATTTACGGGATGGATTGCAAAAAATTACAGAATTCGATACAAAGCTGTGAAAGTTGTCAAGACGTAAATCTTAAAGAGTCTAAAAATGGATTATCTGGAACTGTTTATACAGAACAAGATGGCTATTTGTTCCTTCCGATTCGAGGAGGAAATGGATTTACAGCGGAGGTGAATGGAAGTTCCGTCAATATTGATTCTGCTTTTGGAGCTTTTCTTGCGATTCCGGTTACCGCTGGAGAAAATCAGGTGACTGTTACTTATTGGCCGTCAGGTTTCCGCCAGGGAATTATTGTATCAATTTTGGGGCTTTTCTATTTAATACCTTTGCTGTATTTGCATAAGAAAAAGATGTTTTTACGTTTAAAATTCCTTTATCGGCCGGCTCAATGGATTTTTGCAGTACTTTGTATTGGTGTTGTATGTTTACTTTATATTGCCCCGGTTGTAGTTTGGATTGTTTATTCTTAGACTAAAAAAGCGCAGCCCTTTTAATAAAAAAGGGCTGCGCTTTTTTAACTTTAGAGTTCAAATTTATAAATGGTTGTTGTATGAAATTTTTCATTTGGTAGGAGAGGGGAACAACAAAATTCCGGATGATTCATTGCGTCTGGAAATTCCTGTGTTTCTAAACAGAAAGCGTGGTGAGGTTTTAAGGGAATTTGACCATGATCGGCCTCTTCCGTATCAAAACTGTTTGCAGTGTAGAGCTGCATGGATGGGCGGTCGGTAAAGACCCGCAGATGTCTTCCGCTTTTCTGGTCAAAGGCGTTGGCGACCCGTCTCATACCACTCCCTTTTAATTTGTAAGCATGGTCATAGCCGCCGGCTTGTCGGATTAAAGGTTCTCCGGAACGAATATCCTGACCGATCGTTTTTCCGCTTCGAAAATCACAGGCGCCTTCTACCGAGAGAAGTTTGCCGGTCGGAATTAAATCAGAAGTAACTTCGGCAACTTCATCGGCTTCTATCTGTAAAATGGTAGAGAGCACGTCACGCTGTGGTCCGCCGAGATGGAAATAGCAATGATTTGTTAAATTTAAGTAGGTAGGTGCGGTCGTTTTTGCATGATACTCTATGATCAGCGCATTGTCGGCTGAAAGCGTATAGCAGACAGAAACATCACATTTCCCGGGAAATCCTTCTTCTCCGTCGGGGCTGCAGTAACGGAAAGTGAGGGAGGGGGAATCGTCATGATAATCACTACACTTTAGTTTCCACACCCGATGACTGAATCCAATATTTCCGCCGTGCAGATGGTTTTTCCCTTCATTTTGTGTGACCTGATATTGCTTTTCGTTTATTACGAACTGACCGTCTTTAATCCGATTAGCCCACCTGCCGATCATTGCTCCTTGGTAGTTTCCGCGATGGGTATAAGGCATGAGCTCATTATGGCCCATAATCATTTCATCGAAATTTCCGTGTTTATCCGGCATCTGAATCGATTGTACCCGTGCGCCGAAGGAGAGCAGCGTAACAGAGGCACCATTCGTATTCTTGAGTGTATAGGAAGAAATAACAGTTCCATCTGAAAGTGTGCCGAATTTTTTTTCTGTAAGACTCATAATGGATTATCTCCTTTTATTTTCCTAATAAAGCAGCGCCAATAATTCCGGCGTCATTTCCAAGCTGTGCGACTTTTAGTTCCGTGGCCTTTCCATTTGGAACTGAAAAGACTTCTTTTTCAACATAAGCTCGAAGCGGTTTCAGCAGTGTTTCTCCCTCGTTGCAGATTCCTCCTCCGATACAAAGAATATCCGGTTGAAAGGTATTGATGCAGTTTACAATTCCACAGCCTAAATGGCCAATATAGGTATCAACAATTTCTTTGCCGAGAGGATCGCCTGCCCGCATAGCATCAAAGGCAGTTCGTCCATTGATTTTTTTGAGGTCCCTATTGATAAGATGCCAAATAGGAGATTCTTTATTTGCAGCTTTTTCCATAAAAAGGCGAGTCGTCGTAATTAGACCTGTAGCGGAGGCATAAGTTTCCCAACAGCCCCTTCTGCCGCAGGTGCAGAGTCGGCCGTTATATTCGATGACAATATGTCCCATTTCTCCGGCAGCAAAGTTGCAGCCGCCGTAAATTTTTCCATCTAAAATAATTCCGCTTCCAATTCCGGTCCCCAATGTAATGGCAAGTGCACTTTTTGCACCTTTCATTGCTCCGGCCATATATTCACCGTAAGCTGCAGCATTGGCATCGTTTTCTACGATTACCTTGCACTTCATCCGTTCTGACAGCCGTTTTGCAAGCTCGTAATTTTTCAGGTATAGATTTCCGGCAAATCCAACAATGCCGGTACTACGATTTACGCTTCCCGGGGTACCAACACCGATCCAGGGAAGATCGTTTACAGAGATTCCAGCATTTTTCAGAGCGTCGAGTGCTACTCGGCTAAGCTGTTCAGTCATTTCTTCATGGGAGCAGGGGACAATAGTGTCTTGCTTTGCCCGAGCGATGATCTCATAGGAATCATTGATGACCCCTGCAGCCATATGGGTGCCTCCGAGGTCAATGCCAAGATAATACAAAGAAATCCCTCCTAAAATGCAGAGTTCGTTTGACAACAGTATAACATTCTTTTATCTTGATGAAAATAGTTTTTCAAAATTTGCAGATCCTATATTTTGGGGTTATAATAACGAACAACAGAGGAATCAGTAAGGGGGAAAATTTTTTGAATATTTTCGATATTATTGGTCCGGTTATGATTGGTCCCTCCAGTTCTCATACAGCTGGAGCAGTGCGGATTGGACTCATTTCCAGAAAACTTTTGGGAGAAGCACCAAAAAATGCGCAGATCCTGCTCCATGGTTCCTTTGCGGATACCGGAAAGGGACATGGAACAGACCGCGCTTTGATTGCCGGACTTTTAGGGCTAAAACCGGATGATTCAAACATTCCGATGAGCTTTTCATTGGCAGAAAAAGAGGGACTCCACTTTTCATTTGGAACCGTTCATCTGAAAGGTGCACATCCAAATACGGCGGTCCTTCGTTTGGAAGGGGTTACAGGAAAGACTTTGGAGATTGAAGCGAGTTCTATAGGTGGAGGACAAATAAAGGTATGTAAACTTGATGGGATCGAAACAAACTTTTCCGGAGATTACCATACACTGATTGTCCATAACCTAGATCATCCTGGGCATGTGGCGCAAGTGACAACGGTGCTTTCACAGAGAAATGTTAATATTGCTCGTATGCAGCTATATCGGAATGTTTTAGGTGGATATGCGGTTATGGTGATTGAGTGTGATCAAAAGATTCCGGAAGATGTTGTCACGTGGCTGACAAAATTAGATGGAATCATTAAAGTGACCTATTTAAATATTGAGGAATAGGGGGATATCAAAATGTCTTTTTCTTCGATTGCACAAATGCTTTCCGAATCAGACAAGAATCAACTGCCTTTATGGAAAACAATTTTGCAGGATAATTTAGCGGAACAGGGCGGTACGGAAGAGAACTTTTTTGCCCGCATGCAGGTAATGTGGACAGCAATGCAGGAATCAAGCAAAAATTATAAAGCAGAGGATCATTCTAATAGCGGCCTTACAGGTGGAGATGGGGCAAAAGTCTTTTATGCAGCACAAAAAGGCCGGCTTTTTGGAGATTCATTTTTAAACGAGATCATTACAGAGGCACTTAAAGTTAGTGAGTGCAATGCCTGTATGAAACGGATTGTTGCAACACCGACGGCGGGTTCCTGTGGGGTTCTGCCGGCAATCCTGCTGCCGCTAAAGCGCAGAGACCTTTTTCCTGACGATTCTTTTGTAAAGGCACTTTTTGTAGCGGCAGGATTTGGACAAGTAATTGCTCAGCGTGCTTCAATCGCCGGAGCTTATGGGGGATGTCAAGCGGAAATCGGAACAGCTTCAGCAATGGGGGCGGCGGCTTTGGTGAGCCTAAAGGGAGGCAGCAATCAGATGTGTGCAAATGCTTGTGCAGTTGCACTTTCAAATTTGATGGGGCTTGTTTGTGATCCGGTGGCGGGCTTAGTTGAAGTCCCATGTGTAAACCGTAATGTGATCGGAGCCATGAATGCGTTGAGCTGTGCTAATTTGGCGCTTTCCAATATTCAGAGCAGAATACCGCCGGATGAAGTGATTGATGCAATGAATGAAGTCGGAGAAGAGATGAGCCCAGATTTGAAGGAAACCGGAAAAGGGGGGCTTGCTGGAACCCCCACCGGGTGTAAAATTGCGCAGAAACTTTCTGAGGAAAAAGATTATTTGTGATGGCGTTGGAGGGAATATTATGAAAAAGATAGCTGTACTGATAGGAAGTGCCCGAAAAGGCGGCAACACTGAACTTTTGACAAATGCTTTTGTAAAAGGTGCTCAGGAGCATCATGAGGTAACAATGATTTTTGCTGCAAAGGTAAAAGTGAATGGTTGTATAGGCTGTAATGCCTGTTATTCTGATGAAAAACACCGTTGCATCCAGAAAGATGATATGGAGCAAATTTATTCTCAGCTCAAAGATGCTGATGCGATTGTGATTGCCACTCCGGTTTATTTTTATAATGTAAGCTCTCAGCTAAAATGTATCATTGATCGGCTGCATAATCCAATTCGAGATGAGTTTAAAGTGAAACAGCTTTTTCTCCTTGCAGTCGCTGCGGATACGAATCCAACCGTTTTTGATTCCATTAAGGTTATGTACCAATCAGTACTGCATTATTTTCATCTAAAAGATGGTGGTATGATTACAGTGCCGGGAGTGAAAGACCGTGGGGATATTGTTGGGCATAAAGCTTTAGAAGATGCCTATCAACTTGGTAAAAATATTGAATAAGTATTAAGGGACTCAAAACGCTGATTGGCGATTGAGTCCCTTTTTATGTTATCTGATTATATCAGGAGAGCGTGGATAATCACAACGTTTGACCATAATTTAAAAAAAGATAATCTTTCTAATGGATTTTCATGCAGGCAACAAATATGCGGTATTAAAATTTAATTACGGAATTAAGAGGATATTTGTCATAGCGTGTAACAATCATGTAAAAAGCTTCATAAAATATCCTAAAGGATAGAGATTATCAATAGACTCTATCTAAATTTATTAAAAGGAGATTTGTTATGGACTGCGTGAAAATCGGTGACTCCAATTTAGATATAGATGCTAAAGACGGCACACAGAACCTAGATACTGCAGCGGATTGGTATACAAGTTTTAAAAACAGCGTTGAATTTGCAAAAGATGAGGCGGCAAAAATATCTTCGCAGCAGTTCCCTCAATTGGTGCATGACATCTGTACGAAAGATGTTCGAGATATCGGTGTGGCAAATAGAACTATTTACCAAACGGTTCCTTGCAACCCCGATGGGAGTGCAGGCTGTCGTGGGGGAATGCTCCCCGATGGAGTTCCTTCTATTTCCAGTATCCGCGTTTTGTGCGCTGATGAACGTTTGAGTCCATCCACCGGCTGCGACCGCATTACAAATACGGTTGAGTTTGAAGTGGTGTTGAAATACGGAGTGAATACCTTTGTAGTAATGACACCAAAAGAGTCGTTTGATATATTATGGAGCGATTTTAAACGTTTCCCAAGTTTCCAACCTTTCTCGAGCGTTCGTGAATTTAGGCAGGAACTGAAAAATATCGATGGGTCCTGCAAAGCAATTAAAATCGTTGGTACGAGTGTAGTACAGGATGGAAACAATTGCGTTTTGAGAATTGATTATCAGGTGTTTGATAAACTTTGGAAGTTTGAAGATCTTATCATTCTGGCAGTGAAGCCAATCTCCGACAATACCACCGTTTGCGACTTGTTCGATCAGGGACATCAAATTGGGCCTTGCTCAAATGGATCCGGTGGCAGTGCCTGCTGTGGCGGTTAGTTTTTCGACCAATTTGTTAGTTAATAAATATCCATTGGGGTTTTCTTCCGTTGTGAAATTACAAAGATTTCACCGGAAGAGCCCCTTTTTATTTCATTTTTCTAATGAACAACTAGTTTGTGATGAATCAAATCATAGAAACAGCTAGTATTGAGATTTGCCCTATAACTTTTTAAACAACAAAACATATATTATGAGAGAAGATTAATTAATTTTTTAATTGAATTTCATGAGATATTAATTGAGTTACGTATAAATCATGATATTCATGATGCGTGCCTTCAGTGATATTTTATTGAAATTTAAAAGGAGGTTTTTATATGTCAGAAAAGCAAACAGATTCAAATATGAGTTTTTCCCCATTTAAAGTTGGTGCAACGGCAACTGGATCGGTAAGTGTAAAAGAGGGGGAGAGTCCTCAATCGATTAGAGCCATTAGTAATGTTATTATTACTGATGTAGTGAAAGCTGTTGTAAAAGAATCCGCAGATAAGGAATTTGACAATGATGGAGAAAGAATAAAATATACCGTAACCTTGCAGAATGATTCTTCTGTTGATCTATATGACGTTAAAATTATAAGCGAATTGTGCTCAAAGACGACTTTGGTAAAAGATTCTATTATCCCCACACCTCAGCTTGATGAAACGCTGGAAACTGGAATTTCTATTACAAGTCCAAATGAAATGTCTGTTGGAAGTGTTCCTAAAGGAACATCAGCAGTATTGGAATATGAGGTAACAATCAATGAAGGAGAAACCGGCGATGTTGTGAACGACTCTATTGCTGAGATTAAGTTTAGGGACCAAATGGGCAGTGAATATACCGGAAGAACAGAACCAAGCATAGCTGTGACCAATATTGCAAAAGCAGATCTTCAGATCATTGAGACGGCAGATAAAACATTTGTAACAGAAGACGATGAAGAGATTGTATTTAGCTTGACTATTAAAAATACGGGAAATGTCAAAATCAATGATATTGTTGTTACAAGTCCATTCCCAGCTGGAATGAATTATAAATCAAACTCAACCTTAAAGAATGATACAGAAGCTTTGAGCGATGAAAACCCTGCGGACAGCATCAATATTGGTGATCTTGATCCTGCACAAATTTATAAAATACAATTCAGCGTAACAGTAAATTTATAATGGGCAAGTGATCTATCAATTGTGAGGTAGGTGTCAATATGCGAGAATTTATAAATGTGGCGCGTGTTAAGGGGATGTATCAAGGAAAGGTTATCAATTCGGTCAGTAACCCTTGCAAAATTACAGTACAGCGTAAATATCATTGTATCTGCGAACATGTCTATAAAACTTTTCAAATAACCGATGCACGCAGTGTTGAGTCACGCGTTTATTATAATGGTGTGCGGCAATTTGAATGGAATCATGTTGTAATGATTGCCGCCGGATATGAAATTCGCACCAAGTATATTGATAGCAAAAACCATAAAAAAATCATGACCGATTATGGAAATGTTTTATTTTATAGTCCGACGAATGCACGCAAATACTTGTTGAGGATTCCAAATTTACCTGCCTGCAGCATCTTGAAGGATAAAGTGACAGTTGAGTTTCCAATTATAGCAGCATTCAGTAACATTTAAATAAAATTTTCTTAAAACAATCAATTAAGGCTGCCTGTTATTCGGCAGCCTTTTTATAATACGATTAAAAATGATCAGATAAGAATGTATTGACGAAGAGTGATGAAAATGACATAATAAATAATGTCGTAAATATCAAAGGTGACGATATTGAATCCAATATTAGGGATTGTATAAGAGGTGAAAAATTTGCCAAATCAAAACGAATTTGAAAATTTATTGACAAATAGAAATTTAAAAAGGACGAAGACAAGAATTTTAGTTCTTGAAGTTCTGAAAGATTCATCACCCAAAACGGTCGACGAAATTTTTTCTGTTTTATATCAAAATAATAGGAAGCTAAGTTTATCTACTGTTTATCGGACTTGTGAAACATTGACGGAAAAAGGGATTCTGTCAAAAGTGAATTTAACAGATGATGGTGTTGCTAGATATGAATATATGAAGTCTGAGCATACGCATCATGCGATTTGCCTTGGCTGTAATAAAATCATTCCGATTGATGACTGTCCTTATGGTCAATTTGATCAGATCATGAAATCTAAATATGGATTCGATGTTAAAAGCCACCATATTGAGATTTATGGATACTGTCAGGATTGTATTAGAAAAAGAGAAAAAAAGGAATAGATTCGCTCTTTTGTGCCAAAGTGGGGGAAAAGAGAATAGTGACTTTTATACTGCCTTCATTTTTATTTGGAATGCGATTCTTCGGACTAGAATGACAATCACAAGGATGGAGACGGAGACTAGGGCGGTAAATCCTCCTGGTGCTACGTTTAAGTAGTATGAAATAAACAGTCCGGATAAAATATCTATCATGCTGAACACGATGGAAAAAATAAGCGTTAGTTTAAATCCTTTTCCAAGTTGCAGCGCAGTAGCGACCGGAAGAGCAATCATAGAACTTAATACCAGGACGCCGACAATGCGGATTGAAACTGAAATTGCCGATGCAACGAGGATTGAAAACACATAATTAATCAATTTTACTTTTACACCTGCTATTTTTGCGGCTTCCTCATCATAAGCAATATAGAGCATTTGGTTATATAGAAAAATGAGAGTGCAAACCGAAATGACGCTAAGGACGAATACGGTGATCATATCAAATTCTGTAACAGTCAAAACGCTTCCGAACAAAAAAGAGTCTGCATTAGCATGGAGCTTTCCGGAACTGATGATTGTAATGGCAATGCCAACACTGAGCGAAAGTACGATTGTTAAAATCAGGTCGGTATATTTTTTAAAATAGGTCCGCAGAAATTCGATTAAAGCTCCGCAGATTGAAGTGAAAACAAAAGCGCCAAGAATTGGGCTTTGATTACACAATAATCCAATTGTAATACCGGCAAGGGATGCATGTGACAAAGTATCTCCTATCATGGAATATCGTCGGAGTACTAAAAAAATTCCGATACATGGACAAAGTATGGAAATGAAAACAGATACAAACAGAGCGTTTTGCATGAAACTATAATTTAACATTCTAATGGATCCTTCCTAATGATTCATTCATTCTTTAAAAATTCAGCAGTATATTTTTCCGGAGTGCAGAGGTGACCTTTCCCGTTACTCAGATGATAAATTAGTGTAGAGTTTGAAATAGCAGCATCAAGATTGTGTTCTACAGAAACAATC
This genomic window from Caproicibacterium sp. BJN0003 contains:
- the sdaAB gene encoding L-serine ammonia-lyase, iron-sulfur-dependent subunit beta, yielding MNIFDIIGPVMIGPSSSHTAGAVRIGLISRKLLGEAPKNAQILLHGSFADTGKGHGTDRALIAGLLGLKPDDSNIPMSFSLAEKEGLHFSFGTVHLKGAHPNTAVLRLEGVTGKTLEIEASSIGGGQIKVCKLDGIETNFSGDYHTLIVHNLDHPGHVAQVTTVLSQRNVNIARMQLYRNVLGGYAVMVIECDQKIPEDVVTWLTKLDGIIKVTYLNIEE
- the tyrS gene encoding tyrosine--tRNA ligase; translation: MMGVFEELKARGLIAQMTDEEKIRDLLDHHKIAFYIGFDPTADSLHVGHFVQIMVMAHMQRAGHTPIALFGGGTGMIGDPSGKTDMRKMLTREEIDHNIECFRNQMGRLVDFSDGKAIMANNADWLMNLNYIQFMRDIGVHFSVNRMLAAECYKQRLERGLTFFEMNYMIMQGYDFYELNRRYDCMMELGGDDQWSNIIGGVELIRKKSAKEVYGMTFGLLTTSEGKKMGKTEKGAVWLDPNKTSPFDFYQYWRNIGDQDVEKCLKFLTFLPLDEIHELTNVETGEQINHAKEVLAYEVTKLIHGEEEAKKAQAGAQALFGAGADTEHMPKAEIKDSDFVDGSASLLDLLLKVKFIPSKSEGRRLIQQGGLTVNDQKITDVAYELSVKNFAGGSVIVKKGKKKYLKLILA
- the sdaAA gene encoding L-serine ammonia-lyase, iron-sulfur-dependent, subunit alpha, coding for MSFSSIAQMLSESDKNQLPLWKTILQDNLAEQGGTEENFFARMQVMWTAMQESSKNYKAEDHSNSGLTGGDGAKVFYAAQKGRLFGDSFLNEIITEALKVSECNACMKRIVATPTAGSCGVLPAILLPLKRRDLFPDDSFVKALFVAAGFGQVIAQRASIAGAYGGCQAEIGTASAMGAAALVSLKGGSNQMCANACAVALSNLMGLVCDPVAGLVEVPCVNRNVIGAMNALSCANLALSNIQSRIPPDEVIDAMNEVGEEMSPDLKETGKGGLAGTPTGCKIAQKLSEEKDYL
- a CDS encoding ROK family protein; the encoded protein is MYYLGIDLGGTHMAAGVINDSYEIIARAKQDTIVPCSHEEMTEQLSRVALDALKNAGISVNDLPWIGVGTPGSVNRSTGIVGFAGNLYLKNYELAKRLSERMKCKVIVENDANAAAYGEYMAGAMKGAKSALAITLGTGIGSGIILDGKIYGGCNFAAGEMGHIVIEYNGRLCTCGRRGCWETYASATGLITTTRLFMEKAANKESPIWHLINRDLKKINGRTAFDAMRAGDPLGKEIVDTYIGHLGCGIVNCINTFQPDILCIGGGICNEGETLLKPLRAYVEKEVFSVPNGKATELKVAQLGNDAGIIGAALLGK
- a CDS encoding aldose epimerase family protein, with translation MSLTEKKFGTLSDGTVISSYTLKNTNGASVTLLSFGARVQSIQMPDKHGNFDEMIMGHNELMPYTHRGNYQGAMIGRWANRIKDGQFVINEKQYQVTQNEGKNHLHGGNIGFSHRVWKLKCSDYHDDSPSLTFRYCSPDGEEGFPGKCDVSVCYTLSADNALIIEYHAKTTAPTYLNLTNHCYFHLGGPQRDVLSTILQIEADEVAEVTSDLIPTGKLLSVEGACDFRSGKTIGQDIRSGEPLIRQAGGYDHAYKLKGSGMRRVANAFDQKSGRHLRVFTDRPSMQLYTANSFDTEEADHGQIPLKPHHAFCLETQEFPDAMNHPEFCCSPLLPNEKFHTTTIYKFEL
- a CDS encoding YfhO family protein, which encodes MTKKRTLWWLAPFTVLVLMSVVYLVNGLFPFGKNTISWCDMNQQVVPLLMDFKDILLGKSSMLFNLQNAGGMNFWGVFLFFLSSPFSFLVLLVPKADFYLLMNVMVALKMACSALTAGFLFRRFFPKMETFAVTAFSVMYACSGFTMMYFQNLVWLDTVCLFPLFLIGLRKLFLEKKLVPYILSFSALLVVHFYLSYMIVMWLVLASGIICFFMTSKEQRGERIFLLGVATVAVLLLTGVIWLPALMQFLESGRGESVVESISSGSLLTRWNTTLPVLTCTGMAVAAIPLTILEKKQTDVHKVSFILFVLLLIPLFIDPINKMWHTGSYQAFPVRYGFILVLMGLLAAACSIEQTDRSRLPFHTDKDILGVSIGILILIGTAVLWLLSHQYENLTIYVRTLWMSQSAFLLMMIFAILAAALYFLLGYFYRHHAMSKRFFCVILCLITLTEAFFYAEVFIASAEHDGTTKQTVTDLEGKIDDNSLYRLKMDKKYFDVNLIGGIGYPSLSHYTSLTDGTYLKAIREMGYSGYWMEVNSNGGTALSDALFGNRYSVLSAFASTDGREKIYSNEDYQIVKENFTMPFGTVISNLGEPLTDRNRFEIQNDLYHTAFGTEEDLFTQYQPDFTENVEMSHSDTGEKITLDDGAAYLQYQIPVKGTQTLYFDCFQEATNALTEPVNGGCAIAVNGKIIRSLYPTSTENGILNLGTFTDETVQVKISLFHSLNCTSFGIYGMDCKKLQNSIQSCESCQDVNLKESKNGLSGTVYTEQDGYLFLPIRGGNGFTAEVNGSSVNIDSAFGAFLAIPVTAGENQVTVTYWPSGFRQGIIVSILGLFYLIPLLYLHKKKMFLRLKFLYRPAQWIFAVLCIGVVCLLYIAPVVVWIVYS